In Hydrogenovibrio thermophilus, the following are encoded in one genomic region:
- a CDS encoding RNA polymerase sigma factor has product MISNWIKLKTNQVKLNAVLESHYANLYRIAYAWSQDESLAQDLVQDTMLKSLQKADQLTCFENVDRWLCKIMHNLFYDNCRQNARWHQVDVAEVGEQLKTESIESLYIRKQTIQNIHDAIGNLPIDQREVIVLVDLQGYSYQEVAGITEVPVGTVMSRLSRAREKLKKLVTSEKLIPSYPDNVVVLKKSSAK; this is encoded by the coding sequence ATGATTAGCAATTGGATTAAATTAAAAACCAATCAGGTGAAGTTGAATGCGGTGCTGGAATCGCACTACGCCAATCTTTACCGAATTGCTTACGCCTGGAGTCAGGATGAGTCCTTGGCGCAAGATTTGGTTCAGGACACTATGTTGAAATCGTTGCAGAAAGCCGATCAACTGACGTGTTTTGAAAACGTGGACCGATGGTTGTGCAAAATCATGCATAACCTGTTTTACGATAACTGTCGGCAAAATGCCCGTTGGCATCAGGTGGACGTCGCCGAAGTGGGCGAGCAACTGAAAACGGAATCGATTGAATCCTTGTATATCCGCAAACAGACGATTCAGAACATTCATGATGCCATCGGCAATCTGCCGATCGATCAACGGGAAGTCATCGTTCTGGTCGACCTACAAGGCTATTCCTATCAGGAAGTGGCAGGAATCACCGAAGTGCCGGTTGGCACGGTCATGAGCCGTCTTTCCCGAGCTCGGGAAAAGTTGAAGAAATTGGTCACCAGTGAGAAA
- a CDS encoding DsrE family protein, with translation MFKPKTKLFILSWLATLLFSANIMAAAEEPPLPDTFATHKVVLQISDPDPFKQTLVLNVANNLMKHYDAGDLDLEIVAFGPGLRLMLEGNVNTPRIKALMSAGVRFSGCANTLKHFTKILGSKPALTEGVTVVPAGAARILQLNAAGYQILKP, from the coding sequence GTGTTCAAACCTAAAACAAAACTGTTCATTCTTAGCTGGCTCGCCACTTTGTTGTTTTCAGCCAACATTATGGCCGCAGCCGAGGAACCGCCATTGCCGGATACTTTTGCCACTCACAAAGTCGTCCTGCAAATCAGCGACCCGGATCCATTCAAGCAGACTTTGGTGCTGAATGTGGCCAACAATCTGATGAAGCACTACGATGCCGGCGATTTGGATTTGGAAATCGTCGCCTTCGGCCCCGGCTTACGTTTGATGCTGGAAGGCAACGTCAATACGCCACGGATTAAAGCGCTCATGAGCGCCGGCGTGCGTTTCAGCGGCTGTGCCAATACCCTGAAGCATTTCACCAAAATTCTGGGAAGCAAACCAGCTTTGACCGAAGGCGTGACCGTGGTGCCAGCCGGTGCGGCCCGTATTCTGCAGTTGAATGCCGCCGGTTATCAAATACTGAAACCTTAA